A stretch of the Xiphias gladius isolate SHS-SW01 ecotype Sanya breed wild chromosome 21, ASM1685928v1, whole genome shotgun sequence genome encodes the following:
- the LOC120807096 gene encoding death-inducer obliterator 1-like isoform X1: protein MEENASPELSLAPEPEQSQDRMDSCSQGVGERDSEHKEPFQTESENVAKETLEEPDKSSKANSEVKKTWGFRRSTVAKREMPVEAAANSSENRCPVRRSGRQSKRTDKLEEFLLTAKRGSRKSAPPSLESGDPPSQTPTDAETASEASFDGNADTKAVEDKVESPERRTRSGTRKQTQSKTQGGRQTRGVGGATVNDEGSSENEEDSRDAAKKDQLQDDNGEKKDEKSDPIPEDVGSTDTVQPQPELDSEKKEDAQEKDEQGDKNEKVETERETDEDSADKPVGAVVKRGPIRTYVNKKKAANKNAIPVKAPAPANKSTTPVKRETKPKVTQAAGKTRKPQTQEDNEDENDSSTSSSSSSVESDDGGYDPNALYCICRQRHNKRFMICCDRCEEWFHGDCVGITEARGRLMERNGEDYICPNCTAKKNQVLRPATSILSTGTEVGKPKADVAPLTCAAATAASAVTSAATAEKANTSGADTSPSAVQAVAGPPSSTSLGSEEKGAEDLGIKGRIEKAINPTGKKKIKIFQPAIQQIAEHKAEQKATPVVEKRVAPTAEQKQLPDTEQKVASNVEVKTTPAAEVPEEQTGQKAEEESSLPKCIGPGCENNAQPDSVYCGNDCILRHAAAAMKSITDVKEPKQKDKAKAQKTKSTTKRSTAGVKKMQKKTREESDSEEDHSPDPDEDDEDEHAEEHPPPPATASWSSDHNYIAVTPEKTTPISPTVLNKKSPPKEEKHSEKEQKGKEPALTPEKPSPASATPVKANKKSPTTKPTKVSSKGKKPSLQATSSKASKKHVTPLSKTAAKSKKPGPTPTHAPSPFPPGPIHVTGALRVTKSNFTIPKKQPQQKDALSHSHSSSSSRVPSAPVSSAPSSHSSSSRLSHPAASAPPVSPMPPPPNNQMRQNIRRSLTDILYKRVSDSDDLKMTESEVGRLAVAIEKEMFNLCLSTDSKYKNKYRSLMFNLKDPKNKGLFYRVVGGEVSPFRLVRLSAEELLSKEISEWRKPDTPETQSPSTRAHSGQSRLGNRHDSSSHSMDMEDAPPTSDPDVCISATTSSRMASAADQEEPFSTPSVSAHSSTVEGSSGSNMPEIFSSMLKDTTAEHRTHLFDLNCKICTGQKTEDEPAAKKAKLTKKPETKPPRQELHSSRSGDVSPAGQPQVPTAYQHQDPLAYQHPVPLSYQSNMDGPESQQQQQQQQQQLYQEDLSMLVPPPQAPAPVAPTVSSVTITRRDPRMARHSSGVTVTYTAPEKPSNNQPEPLHAPVSAPVEVGPKAPLPMPPASPSSVAVSKSAKTSTSEPPPEGETAIFLHGQEKIWKGFINMQTVAKFVTKAYLVSGSFEHLKEDLPDTIHIGGRISPNTVWDYVGKLKTSLSKELCLIRFHPATEEEEVAYVSLFSYFSSRRRFGVMANNNRRIKDLYLIPLGSKDPLPSKLLPFDGPGLEPARPNLLLGLLICQKDRKRAGAPLETEEKRSKTQTKDADDTGLPKPSPSVRAERSTRQSLEIPFSTTPPGSPPSSSSETSNSTMTASSVLSFMSSVKAPATSTTTGKDSPSSSSSVASSAAAATPLQTILNTLFGKKKLDSEASNSPSDQGGELSVPPATMLDPIVQQFAQISKEKPLEEDEDDRPYDPEEEYDPIRHNVPKKPVEIVSKPEVPKQPEVVAIETDDVAYDPEDDSIFEEVKTLVPSQAKAAAECITDPQKILENLGDQTFQKQGDQQMSSTGTPSASLTLPDTLLTQPTKSLLANSQLLQLGKKVDELVKSSSVAPLINQKRDPRQSRDPRQASVGRKLTDAPEEKEETSDSTLPSEPQLPNVPELPDSSQVVETSLPQEEVKVETLPFMESDKAEVSIPLLGEEVEPDMEVNYMDDKEVKTEEAEPVKTETEMDKYSIWPNAASILKAAEDSEYEENSQDTPTTSYYKEPENTSAKTSTIPVLTQSTAMIETQSHQVSHHMSAPGFDSEYRPPADIPPPSNFPPPHPMQGQNLIMRPPPMSIPPPLQGLPPMSGPPPMQGPPPPIHVPPPVRAPPPMQGDSSQQYGPPPAAYPPYQNQWPGTQPPPQQQPLPGPPPQNIMPPRGPPPPFPPMAQRVPPPQVFDPSIPPQHIGQQGPLPGLPPPPTFDGQNSLPTPRFTGPPPPFNFPANRVPPPPFTGPPPGHFDNRLPPPSHFPGPRGHPPSQYGDIGAQPPMVDHHRGPAEQYSKDTANSFKLNVDQIPNSLHIFKESQGPTPGPAYRGPPLNQYEDRRGPPPSGEMSGQHFNQHNQYGSSRPHSSPPHRGSFDEHRGPPPHENRPHPSQPFGGLERYRFDRHSDEARPVRHSGPLLPTPPEAPIGPPSRIGAHSPDLHRDDHWRRHSPEMRRRSSTTQEDSEPRSGDRFSRFEGGHREPAPGPSQPTEERQRELSEDRRREREREVPHVGRPSWDRGQGKRWSREREWDRGRERDRDRERSRERDRSRGREGERHRETEGERHRDQETDKRRDRERDRERDRARERDSDRRDYDRDRVRNRDRERERDRDRERDRRRDRSRSRERERDRDRDRGKDRGRDRDRDRDRERERDRDRDKDRDRRDRSRSREKREERKDSKHDTPKESDKAVENDKNMS from the exons ATGGAGGAGAATGCGAGCCCTGAGCTCTCTCTAGCTCCTGAGCCAGAGCAGAGCCAGGACCGTATGGATAGCTGCTCTCAAG gtgtTGGAGAAAGGGATAGTGAGCACAAGGAACCGTTTCAAACTGAAAGCGAGAATGTGGCCAAAGAGACACTAGAGGAGCCAGACAAATCTTCCAAGGCCAacagtgaggtaaaaaagacTTGGGGTTTCCGTCGGTCCACTGTCGCAAAGAGAGAAATGCCCGTGGAGGCAGCAGCCAACAGCTCTGAAAACCGCTGTCCTGTACGCCGTAGTGGTAGGCAGTCTAAGCGTACTGACAAACTAGAGGAATTCCTCTTGACTGCCAAAAGAGGGTCAAGAAAGAGTGCCCCTCCCAGTCTGGAAAGTGGAGATCCTCCTTCCCAAACCCCAACTGATGCAGAGACCGCCTCAGAGGCCAGCTTTGATGGTAATGCTGACACCAAGGCTGTAGAGGACAAGGTGGAGTCCCCAGAGAGGAGGACGAGAAGTGGCACAAGGAAGCAGACTCAAAGCAAAACTCAAGGTGGCAGACAGAccagaggagttggtggagcGACAGTCAATGATGAGGGCAGCTCTGAGAATGAGGAGGACAGCAGAGATGCTGCCAAGAAAGACCAGTTACAGGATGACAatggggagaaaaaagatgaaaagagtgATCCCATTCCTGAAGATGTGGGGAGTACCGATACAGTACAGCCTCAGCCAGAGCTGGACTCTGAGAAGAAAGAGGATGCTCAGGAGAAAGATGAACAgggagataaaaatgaaaaagtggaaacggagagagagactgatgaGGACAGTGCAGACAAGCCTGTAGGAGCGGTGGTAAAACGTGGACCAATAAGAACCTATGTCAATAAAAAGAAGGCAGCCAATAAGAACGCTATCCCTGTTAAAGCTCCTGCTCCTGCCAACAAGAGCACCACTCCTGTCAAGAGGGAAACTAAGCCCAAAGTGACCCAAGCTGCTGGAAAGACTCGCAAGCCCCAGACACAAGAGGACAATGAGGATGAGAATGACTCTTCAACATCGTCGTCTTCATCATCCGTTGAGTCTGATGATGGAGGATATGACCCCAATGCCCTTTACTGCATCTGTCGCCAGAGACACAACAAAAG GTTCATGATCTGCTGTGACCGCTGCGAGGAGTGGTTCCATGGAGACTGTGTGGGCATCACTGAGGCCCGTGGGCGCCTGATGGAGAGAAATGGCGAAGACTACATCTGCCCCAACTGCACCGCTAAGAAAAACCAGGTGCTCAGGCCCGCCACATCTATCCTTTCTACAGGTACAGAGGTCGGGAAGCCCAAGGCTGATGTTGCTCCTCTGACATGTGCTGCTGCgactgctgcttctgctgtgaCCTCTGCCGCAACTGCTGAGAAAGCTAACACGAGTGGAGCAGACACCAGTCCATCAGCTGTTCAGGCTGTGGCAGGACCTCCGTCCTCCACATCTCTGGGAAGTGAAGAGAAGGGAGCAGAAGACCTGGGAATCAAAGGCAGGATAGAGAAAGCTATTAATCCAACTGggaaaaagaagataaagatCTTTCAGCCG GCAATACAGCAGATAGCCGAACATAAGGCAGAGCAGAAGGCTACACCAGTGGTGGAGAAGAGGGTAGCAcccacagcagagcagaaacagctaccagacacagagcagaaagtGGCGTCAAACGTGGAGGTGAAAACAACGCCAGCAGCGGAGGTGCCAGAGGAGCAGACCGGGCAGAAGGCTGAGGAGGAGTCTTCACTTCCCAAATGTATTGGGCCCGGCTGTGAGAATAACGCCCAGCCAGATTCCGTGTACTGTGGAAACGACTGTATCCTGAGACACGCCGCTGCAGCCATGAAGTCCATCACTGATGTCAAAGAGCCCAAGCAGAAGGACAAGGCCAAGGCTCAGAAAACCAAGTCTACGACAAAG AGGAGTACTGCTGGTGTGAAGAAGATGCAGAAGAAGACCCGGGAGGAGTCAGACAGCGAGGAAGACCACAGTCCTGATCCAGATGAGGATGACGAAGATGAGCATGCTGAGGAACACCCGCCCCCGCCGGCCACTGCATCCTGGTCCAGCGACCATAATTACATTGCAGTAACACCAGAAAAGACTACACCCATATCACCAACAGTGTTAAACAAAAAGT CCCCTCCAAAAGAAGAGAAGCACAGTGAGAAGGAACAGAAAGGGAAGGAACCAGCCCTTACTCCCGAGAAACCTTCTCCAGCATCTGCAACACCAGTCAAAGCAAACAAGAAATCCCCGACCACTAAACCAACCAAGGTTTCCTCGAAGGGCAAGAAGCCTTCCCTTCAAGCTACCAGCTCAAAGGCATCCAAGAAACATGTGACACCCCTAAGTAAAACTGCAGCAAAGTCCAAGAAACCCGGCCCGACGCCCACCCATGCCCCTTCTCCCTTCCCTCCAGGTCCGATCCATGTCACGGGAGCACTGAGAGTCACCAAGTCTAACTTCACTATTCCTAAGAAGCAGCCACAACAAAAGGACGCTCTATCCCACAGTcattcatcctcatcctctAGAGTCCCATCAGCTCCAGTTTCTTCAGCTCCCTCCAGCCACTCATCGTCCTCCAGGCTCTCACACCCAGCTGCTTCAGCACCTCCTGTGTCCCCCATGCCGCCTCCGCCCAACAACCAGATGAGACAGAACATCCGCCGCTCGCTCACAGACATCCTGTATAAGAG GGTGAGCGACAGTGATGATCTGAAAATGACGGAGAGTGAGGTGGGAAGGCTGGCAGTTGCCATTGAGAAGGAAATGTTCAACCTCTGCCTAAGCACTGACAGCAAGTACAAGAACAAATATAGGTCCCTCATGTTCAACCTGAAAGATCCTAAAAACAAA GGCCTGTTCTACAGGGTGGTGGGTGGTGAGGTTAGTCCCTTCAGATTGGTGAGACTAAGTGCTGAAGAGTTGCTTTCCAAAGAAATATCTGAGTGGAGGAAGCCTGACACTCCTGAG ACCCAGTCTCCCAGTACAAGAGCCCATTCAGGGCAGTCCAGACTGGGTAACAGGCATGACTCTAGCTCTCATAGCATGGACATGGAGGATGCTCCACCAACATCTGATCCAGATGTATGTATCTCTGCCACCACTTCATCTCGCATGGCTTCTGCTGCA gACCAAGAAGAGCCGTTCTCCACTCCTTCAGTTTCAGCTCACTCCTCTACTGTTGAGGGGAGCAGTGGCAGCAACATGCCAGAAATTTTCAGTAGCATGCTCAAAGACACCACTGCAGAACACAGGACTCATCTGTTTGACCTCAACTGTAAAATATGCACAG GTCAGAAGACAGAAGATGAGCCAGCAGCTAAGAAAGCCAAACTGACCAAGAAGCCTGAAACTAAACCACCCAGACAAGAGCTGCACTCGTCCAGGTCAGGGGATGTCTCTCCTGCGGGCCAACCGCAGGTCCCCACAGCCTACCAGCACCAAGACCCCTTAGCCTACCAGCACCCGGTCCCTCTATCGTACCAGTCAAACATGGATGGTCCTGAatcgcagcagcagcagcagcagcagcagcagcagctttacCAGGAGGACCTTAGCATGCTGGTACCTCCACCCCAGGCCCCCGCACCTGTTGCCCCAACTGTTTCCTCTGTCACCATCACCCGCAGAGACCCACGCATGGCCAGGCACAGCTCCGGTGTGACTGTCACCTACACTGCTCCAGAAAAGCCCAGCAACAACCAACCAGAACCACTCCATGCTCCTGTTAGTGCTCCAGTGGAGGTTGGACCCAAGGCACCACTCCCGATGCCCCCAGCTTCGCCATCTTCAGTGGCTGTCTCCAAATCAGCTAAAACAAG tacATCTGAGCCTCCTCCTGAGGGTGAAACAGCAATCTTCCTCCATGGTCAAGAGAAGATTTGGAAAGGATTTATCAACATGCAGACGGTGGCTAAGTTTGTGACCAAGGCTTACCTGGTCTCAGGATCCTTTGAACACTTGAAGGAG GATTTGCCAGACACCATTCATATTGGAGGACGGATATCTCCAAACACAGTGTGGGACTATGTTGGGAAGCTGAAAACCTCGCTCTCTAAG GAGCTGTGTCTGATCCGTTTCCACCCagccacagaggaagaggaagtggcatatgtctctctcttctcttacTTTAGCAGCAGGAGACGATTTGGTGTGATGGCTAACAACAACCGCCGCATCAAAGACCTCTATCTCATCCCACTGGGCTCAAAGGACCCTTTACCCTCCAAACTATTACCGTTTGATGGGCCAG GACTTGAACCAGCTCGTCCTAACCTCCTGTTGGGGCTGTTGATCTGCCAGAAGGACAGAAAGCGTGCTGGTGCTCCATtggaaactgaggaaaaaaggTCCAAGACTCAAACCAAAGATGCTGATGACACTGGCCTTCCAAAGCCATCTCCCTCAGTCAGAGCAGAAAGAAGCACACGGCAGAGTCTAGAAATCCCCTTCAGCACAACTCCTCCAGGGTCACCTCCATCCAGCTCCTCAGAAACTTCAAACAGCACGATGACAGCCTCCTCTGTCCTTTCCTTCATGTCCTCTGTCAAAGCTCCAGCCACATCCACTACCACTGGAAAGGATTCCCCATCCTCATCCAGCTCTGTCGCTTCCTCTGCAGCAGCCGCCACTCCTCTTCAGACCATCCTCAATACTCTTTTTGGGAAGAAAAAGCTTGACTCAGAAGCTTCTAACTCTCCGTCTGATCAAGGTGGAGAACTCTCCGTCCCACCAGCTACAATGCTAGACCCCATTGTGCAGCAGTTTGCACAGATTTCTAAAGAGAAACCAttagaggaggatgaagatgacCGACCATATGACCCAGAAGAAGAGTATGACCCCATTAGGCACAATGTGCCTAAGAAGCCTGTTGAGATAGTAAGCAAACCTGAAGTCCCCAAGCAGCCTGAGGTGGTTGCAATTGAAACTGATGATGTGGCATATGACCCAGAGGATGACTCCATTTTTGAAGAGGTTAAAACTTTAGTCCCAAGTCAAGCTAAGGCTGCAGCTGAATGTATAACTGATCCACAAAAGATCCTAGAGAACCTTGGGGATCAGACATTCCAGAAACAGGGAGATCAGCAAATGTCTTCAACAGGGACACCTAGTGCATCACTGACACTGCCAGACACACTCTTAACTCAACCTACCAAATCCCTTTTGGCCAATAGTCAACTATTGCAGCTTGGCAAAAAGGTTGATGAGCTAGTAAAGTCTTCATCAGTTGCTCCCTTGATCAATCAGAAGAGAGATCCTCGACAGAGCAGGGATCCTCGCCAGGCCTCAGTTGGCAGGAAACTGACTGATGCAcctgaggagaaagaggagacatCAGATTCTACTCTTCCTTcagagccacagctgcccaaTGTTCCTGAACTCCCGGACTCCTCACAAGTTGTAGAGACATCACTGCCTCAAGAAGAAGTGAAAGTCGAGACGCTACCCTTCATGGAGTCAGACAAGGCGGAGGTGTCAATTCCTTtattaggagaggaggtggaacCTGATATGGAGGTCAACTACATGGATGATAAAGAAGTGAAAACCGAGGAAGCTGAACCAGtcaagacagaaacagagatggaCAAGTACAGTATTTGGCCAAACGCTGccagtattttaaaagctgcCGAAGACTCTGAGTATGAGGAGAATAGCCAAGATACACCAACTACAAGCTATTATAAAGAGCCTGAAAACACTTCTGCAAAAACTTCGACAATCCCAGTACTCACTCAGAGCACAGCAATGATTGAGACTCAGTCCCATCAAGTGTCGCATCACATGTCAGCGCCAGGTTTCGACAGCGAGTACAGACCTCCAGCTGACATTCCCCCTCCATCCAACTTTCCCCCACCCCATCCAATGCAAGGACAAAACCTGATAATGAGGCCTCCACCAATGTCTATTCCACCACCCTTGCAAGGCCTTCCTCCAATGTCAGGGCCCCCTCCTATGCAGGGACCCCCTCCGCCCATCCATGTTCCTCCCCCTGTACGTGCTCCTCCTCCCATGCAAGGTGACAGCAGTCAGCAATATGGCCCACCTCCAGCTGCATACCCTCCCTATCAGAACCAGTGGCCAGGCACCCAGCCACCACCGCAGCAGCAGCCTCTTCCTGGACCACCTCCTCAGAATATCATGCCACCCAGaggaccaccaccaccattccCTCCAATGGCCCAGAGAGTCCCTCCTCCTCAAGTATTTGATCCCTCCATTCCCCCTCAACACATTGGACAACAAGGCCCCCTTCCAGGCCTCCCCCCACCTCCTACTTTTGATGGACAGAACAGCTTACCTACACCAAGATTCACAGGTCCACCACCACCTTTTAATTTTCCTGCAAACAGAgttcctcctccacctttcACGGGTCCACCTCCTGGTCACTTTGATAACCGACTTCCTCCTCCGTCCCACTTCCCAGGGCCTAGGGGCCACCCTCCATCTCAGTATGGTGATATTGGGGCCCAACCCCCGATGGTAGACCACCATCGAGGCCCTGCAGAACAGTATAGCAAAGACACTGCTAACTCTTTCAAGCTAAATGTGGATCAGATTCCAAACTCTCtccatatttttaaagaaagtcaGGGCCCCACGCCAGGTCCAGCTTACCGGGGACCGCCACTAAACCAATATGAGGATAGAAGAGGCCCACCTCCCAGCGGGGAAATGAGCGGACAACACTTCAATCAGCATAACCAGTATGGGAGCTCCAGACCACACTCCTCACCACCACACCGAGGATCTTTTGACGAGCACAGAGGTCCTCCACCTCACGAGAATAGGCCTCATCCATCTCAGCCTTTTGGAGGATTAGAGCGGTACCGCTTTGATAGGCACTCGGATGAGGCTAGACCTGTTCGTCACAGCGGGCCACTACTACCAACTCCTCCAGAGGCTCCCATAGGTCCTCCAAGTCGCATAGGAGCCCACAGTCCAGACCTGCACAGGGATGACCACTGGCGCCGCCACTCTCCTGAAatgaggagaaggagcagcacCACCCAAGAGGACTCTGAACCTCGCAGTGGAGATCGCTTCAGTCGCTTTGAAGGAGGGCACAGAGAACCTGCTCCTGGTCCCTCACAACCcacagaagagagacagagggagctgTCTGAGGATCgcaggagggaaagagagcGGGAAGTCCCCCACGTTGGCAGGCCATCATGGGATAGGGGCCAGGGAAAGCGGTGGAGCCGAGAGCGAGAGtgggacagaggcagagaaagggaCCGGGATCGAGAGCGTAGCCGAGAAAGAGATcgcagcagagggagggagggtgagaggcacagggagacggagggagagcGACACAGGGATCAAGAaacagacaagaggagagacCGGGAGCGAGACAGGGAAAGGGACAGGGCCAGGGAAAGAGATTCTGACAGGAGGGACTACGACCGTGACAGAGTGAGAAACCGTGACCGAGAGCGTGAACGTGACCGTGATCGAGAGCGAGACAGGAGACGGGACAGATCCAGAAgcagagagcgagagcgagatCGAGACCGGGACCGCGGGAAGGACCGGggcagggacagagacagagacagagacagggagagggagagggacagagaccGTGACAAAGACAGGGATCGTCGGGACAGGAGCAGAAGtcgagaaaagagagaggagagaaaggacagTAAACACGATACACCCAAGGAGAGTGATAAAGCtgtagaaaatgacaaaaacatgtcCTAG